In one window of Thermotoga sp. Mc24 DNA:
- a CDS encoding tetratricopeptide repeat protein, protein MVSSEFEEAYRELEEGKLESALEKFLKIAEKEQSVEVWVNIGNIYRRMNLLAKAIESYKRALEIDQKNPVVLFNLGSAYYQMGKFFEALKLLEKAEEQGLTDPRVKIVKALCKIKLNLPDPMEGLDEDQKRIVKDLMKNG, encoded by the coding sequence TTGGTCTCCAGTGAATTTGAAGAAGCATACCGTGAACTTGAAGAAGGAAAGCTGGAGAGTGCCTTGGAAAAATTTTTGAAAATAGCCGAAAAAGAACAATCAGTAGAAGTCTGGGTCAACATAGGGAACATCTACAGAAGAATGAACCTTCTGGCAAAGGCTATTGAGAGCTACAAAAGAGCGCTGGAAATAGATCAAAAAAATCCGGTTGTTCTTTTCAATCTGGGAAGCGCATACTATCAGATGGGGAAATTTTTCGAGGCTCTGAAACTGCTGGAAAAGGCCGAGGAACAGGGATTGACAGATCCCAGAGTGAAGATAGTGAAAGCCCTGTGTAAGATAAAGCTCAACCTTCCAGACCCCATGGAAGGACTCGATGAAGACCAGAAGAGGATTGTAAAAGACCTGATGAAAAATGGTTGA
- the der gene encoding ribosome biogenesis GTPase Der: MATVLIVGRPNVGKSTLFNKLVKKKKAIVEDEEGVTRDPVQDTVEWYGKTFKLVDTCGVFDNPQDIISQKMKEVTLNMIREADLVLFVVDGKRGITKEDESLADFLRKSTVDTILVANKAENLREFEREVKPELYSLGFGEPIPVSAEHNINLDTLLETIIKKLEEKGLDLESKPEITDAIKVAIVGRPNVGKSTLFNAILNKERALVSPIPGTTRDPVDDEVFIDGRKYVFVDTAGLRRKSRVEPRTVEKYSNYRVVDSIEKADVVVIVLDATQGITRQDQRIAGLVERRGRASVVVFNKWDLVEHREKRYDEFTKLFREKLYFIDYSPLIFTSADKGWNIDRVIDAINLAYASYTTKVPSSAINSALQKVLAFTNLPRGLKIFFGLQVDIKPPTFLFFVNNIEKIKNPQKVFLRKLIRDYVFPFEGSPIFLKFKKSR; this comes from the coding sequence ATGGCGACGGTTCTGATAGTTGGTAGACCAAACGTTGGAAAGTCTACTCTGTTCAACAAGCTGGTAAAGAAGAAAAAGGCTATTGTCGAAGACGAAGAAGGGGTCACCCGTGACCCCGTTCAAGATACTGTAGAGTGGTACGGGAAAACCTTTAAACTCGTGGACACCTGTGGAGTCTTCGACAATCCACAGGACATCATTTCCCAAAAGATGAAGGAAGTTACCCTGAACATGATCAGAGAAGCTGATCTCGTTCTGTTCGTTGTCGATGGAAAAAGAGGAATTACAAAAGAAGACGAATCGCTTGCCGATTTTCTCAGGAAATCCACCGTTGATACTATCCTTGTGGCGAACAAAGCGGAAAATCTCAGAGAGTTCGAAAGAGAAGTGAAGCCGGAGCTTTACAGTTTAGGATTTGGAGAACCAATACCCGTTTCTGCAGAGCACAACATAAATCTCGATACTCTCCTGGAGACGATCATCAAAAAGCTCGAAGAAAAAGGGCTGGATTTAGAATCAAAGCCCGAAATCACCGACGCAATAAAAGTTGCCATCGTTGGCCGACCGAACGTGGGAAAATCCACACTCTTCAACGCTATATTGAACAAAGAACGAGCTCTTGTGTCACCGATACCTGGAACAACGAGGGATCCCGTTGACGACGAAGTGTTTATAGACGGAAGAAAATACGTATTCGTTGACACGGCTGGTTTGAGGAGAAAATCCAGGGTCGAACCCAGGACTGTTGAAAAATACAGCAACTACAGGGTTGTGGACAGCATAGAAAAAGCGGACGTTGTTGTGATAGTTCTTGATGCAACTCAGGGTATCACAAGACAGGACCAGAGAATAGCCGGCCTTGTGGAAAGACGAGGGAGAGCCAGCGTCGTTGTTTTCAACAAATGGGATCTCGTTGAACACCGTGAAAAAAGGTACGACGAATTCACCAAATTATTCAGAGAGAAGCTCTATTTCATCGATTACAGTCCGCTTATCTTTACCTCCGCTGACAAAGGCTGGAACATAGACAGAGTGATAGACGCTATCAATTTAGCGTACGCTTCTTACACAACGAAAGTGCCGTCCAGTGCCATTAATTCGGCTCTTCAGAAAGTGCTCGCGTTCACGAATCTCCCTCGTGGCCTCAAGATCTTTTTCGGCCTTCAGGTGGACATAAAGCCACCCACTTTCCTTTTCTTTGTGAACAATATAGAGAAGATAAAAAATCCACAAAAGGTTTTCCTCAGAAAACTGATCAGGGACTACGTCTTTCCGTTCGAGGGATCCCCTATATTCTTAAAGTTCAAGAAGAGCAGGTGA
- the plsY gene encoding glycerol-3-phosphate 1-O-acyltransferase PlsY, producing MDWWLFPILGYFTGSIPFSYLIPKWLKGIDVRKVGSGNVGATNAIRTTGPAVGGICLLLDALKGFFPVFITITFSGDSKIVSLTAIATVLGHDFPIFMKFKGGKGVASTLGIIFCLSWPTGLVFTLTWLVIVMLTKYASLGSLVALYVSALLGYLLKGYDTGMLFLILAVLSTLRHSENIQRLLNGTERKVNLFKR from the coding sequence GTGGACTGGTGGCTTTTCCCAATTCTCGGTTACTTCACAGGGTCCATCCCCTTCAGTTATTTGATCCCGAAGTGGCTGAAGGGTATTGATGTGAGAAAAGTGGGGAGTGGCAACGTTGGAGCGACGAATGCTATAAGAACCACAGGTCCTGCCGTTGGAGGGATTTGTCTTCTTCTGGATGCTTTGAAGGGATTTTTCCCTGTGTTCATTACCATTACTTTCTCAGGAGATTCGAAGATCGTATCACTCACGGCGATCGCGACTGTCCTCGGACACGATTTTCCGATTTTCATGAAGTTCAAAGGTGGAAAAGGAGTCGCTTCCACCCTTGGAATCATTTTCTGTCTTTCGTGGCCTACGGGACTAGTGTTCACACTGACCTGGCTTGTCATCGTAATGCTGACTAAATACGCTTCGCTTGGATCTCTTGTAGCTCTTTACGTTTCTGCTCTTCTGGGATATCTGCTCAAGGGCTACGATACGGGAATGCTGTTTCTCATTCTCGCGGTTCTTTCCACTCTCAGACACTCCGAAAACATCCAGCGTCTCCTGAACGGTACAGAAAGGAAGGTAAACCTCTTCAAGAGGTGA